In the Populus trichocarpa isolate Nisqually-1 chromosome 1, P.trichocarpa_v4.1, whole genome shotgun sequence genome, one interval contains:
- the LOC7478539 gene encoding cell division control protein 6 homolog B — translation MPSIAGCSSSIMAVKSDEISRSNGETTPQKRRLRSNADLVMHESPISSPLKRKSPRRCVDSSPNTPTNGIEKLEKKCKSPVKKELSNNLSEKPNWNPRDVKQVSVVKEVLHVSTAPSSAVCREDEQKRVFDFCKACIEQEKAGSLYVCGCPGTGKSLSMEKVKQCLVDWAKEAGFQPPDVLTMNCTSLTKTSEIFKKVMEKNQPGKKINGSTSPLQHLQNLYSQQQKSLGSKMMLIIADELDYLITKDRAVLYDLFMLTTFPFSRCILIGVANAIDLADRFLPRLKSLNCKPMVITFRAYSKDQILRILQERLLAVPHTVFHPHAMELCARKVAAASGDMRKALCVCRSAIEILEAELRESTSILPSDKELSQQKTAPACIKTHENDIVRIDHMAVALSKAFRSPTVDTIQSLPQHQQMILCAAVKFFRGGKKDTTVGELNKSYMEICKSTIIPPVGILEFLSMCRVVADQGLLKLGQSRDDKLKRVTLKVDEADITFALQGVRVFRNCLQ, via the exons ATGCCGTCAATCGCAGGCTGCAGCTCTTCAATCATGGCCGTCAAATCGGACGAGATCtctcgatccaacggtgaaacTACTCCTCAGAAACGGAGATTAAGATCTAACGCAGATCTAGTGATGCACGAGAGTCCGATTTCTTCTCCTTTGAAGCGGAAATCGCCTCGCCGATGCGTCGATTCGAGCCCTAACACTCCTACTAAT GGAATTGAGAAACTAGAAAAGAAATGCAAATCGCCTGTGAAGAAAGAATTGTCAAATAATCTCAGCGAGAAACCAAATTGGAATCCAAGAG ATGTAAAGCAAGTAAGCGTTGTGAAGGAGGTGTTGCATGTGTCGACAGCACCATCTAGTGCTGTGTGCCGTGAAGATGAGCAGAAAAGGGTCTTTGATTTCTGTAAGGCGTGTATAGAGCAGGAAAAGGCTGGGAGTTTGTATGTGTGTGGGTGCCCGGGGACTGGGAAATCATTGTCGATGGAAAAAGTGAAGCAGTGTTTAGTTGATTGGGCAAAAGAG GCTGGGTTTCAGCCTCCGGATGTACTGACCATGAATTGCACTTCATTAACAAAAACATCTGAAATCTTCAAGAAG GTGATGGAGAAAAACCAGCCGGGGAAGAAAATCAATGGATCTACCTCACCTCTACAACATCTCCAGAACTTGTATTCGCAGCAACAAAAGTCACTGGGCTCCAAAATGAT GCTTATAATTGCTGATGAGTTGGATTATTTAATAACCAAGGACCGTGCTGTCCTCTATGATCTTTTCATGCTTACAACTTTCCCATTTTCTAGATGCATATTGATAG GAGTAGCAAATGCCATTGACCTAGCAGATCGCTTTCTTCCGAGACTTAAGTCATTGAATT GCAAACCTATGGTTATAACTTTCAGGGCCTATTCCAAGGATCAAATCCTCAGAATACTTCAGGAGAGGCTACTG GCAGTGCCACACACGGTTTTTCACCCACATGCAATGGAACTTTGTGCCAGA AAAGTTGCAGCTGCATCTGGAGACATGCGTAAAGCCCTTTGTGTTTGCag gAGTGCAATTGAGATTCTAGAAGCAGAACTTAGAGAATCTACGAGCATTCTACCTTCTGATAAAGAATTGTCTCAACAAAAGACAGCTCCAGCTTGTATTAAAACACATGAAAATGACATC GTGAGGATTGATCATATGGCTGTTGCTTTATCAAAAGCTTTTAGGTCACCAACAGTGGACACCATACAGTCCCTCCCTCAGCATCAACAA ATGATACTGTGCGCTGCTGTGAAGTTTTTCCGTGGAGGAAAGAAGGATACTACTGTAGGAGAG CTAAACAAATCTTACATGGAGATCTGCAAATCAACAATCATACCACCGGTTGGGATTTTGGAATTCTTGAGCATGTGCAGAGTTGTAGCTGACCAG GGGCTTCTTAAACTAGGGCAGTCTCGTGATGATAAATTAAAGAGAGTAACCTTAAAAGTAGATGAAGCAGACATCACATTTGCATTGCAG GGAGTCCGAGTCTTCCGGAATTGCCTTCAGTGA
- the LOC18095060 gene encoding anthranilate synthase alpha subunit 2, chloroplastic isoform X1 — protein MGEVSRFTFSLSDKCSLKPVDKTLAVTHRLLPLNLRLPATSPVNLNVRLSISSSSSRGCTLKCSASTPDNQVARFQEASMNGNLIPLYRCIFSDHSTPVLAYRCLVREDDRDAPSFLFESVEPGLDASTIGRYSVIGAQPSMEIVAKENMVTIMDHYEGRRREEIVEDPMEVPRRITEGWKPQFIDELFNCILKVCST, from the exons ATGGGCGAAGTCTCTCGGTTTACCTTTTCTCTCTCTGACAAATGCTCTTTGAAGCCCGTGGACAAAACCCTTGCTGTTACTCATCGTCTGCTTCCGCTAAATCTCCGCTTGCCTGCAACTTCCCCCGTTAATCTCAACGTTAGACTCTCAATCTCAAGCTCAAGCTCGCGTGGCTGTACGCTCAAATGCTCAGCTTCAACACCTG ATAACCAGGTAGCAAGATTTCAAGAAGCTTCAATGAATGGGAATTTAATTCCTCTATACCGATGTATATTCTCAGATCACTCAACTCCAGTGCTTGCTTACAGATGTCTGGTTAGGGAAGATGATAGGGATGCTCCAAGCTTTCTGTTTGAATCGGTTGAGCCTGGCTTGGATGCTTCAACAATT GGGCGATATAGTGTCATAGGAGCTCAACCAAGTATGGAAATTGTGGCCAAAGAAAACATGGTTACAATAATGGACCATTATGAAGGTCGTCGGAGGGAGGAGATTGTGGAGGATCCAATGGAGGTTCCTAGAAGAATCACGGAGGGCTGGAAACCACAATTTATTGATGAGctttttaattgcattttaaaagtttgttcaacttaa
- the LOC112328225 gene encoding pleckstrin homology domain-containing protein 1, producing MESLLRSLTGQDPNPDDYRNIDFWSDPERSGWLTKQGDYIKTWRRRWFVLKQGKLVWFKDRNVTRGSIPRGAIPVGKCLTVKGAEDVLNKPYAFELSTSQETMFFIADSEKEKEEWINSIGRSIVQQSRSVTDSEVVDYDSTRC from the coding sequence atggagtccCTCTTGCGATCCTTAACGGGTCAAGACCCAAACCCGGACGACTACAGAAACATCGACTTCTGGTCAGACCCAGAACGTTCAGGCTGGCTAACAAAGCAAGGAGACTACATAAAAACCTGGCGTCGCCGCTGGTTCGTTCTCAAACAAGGGAAACTTGTGTGGTTCAAGGATCGAAACGTGACACGGGGGTCAATTCCCCGTGGGGCGATCCCCGTGGGCAAGTGCTTGACCGTGAAAGGTGCAGAAGATGTGCTTAACAAACCTTATGCGTTTGAGCTTTCGACGAGCCaagaaacaatgttttttatagCAGATtcggagaaagaaaaagaagagtggATCAATTCGATTGGGAGGTCAATTGTTCAACAATCTCGGTCTGTTACTGATTCTGAGGTTGTTGATTACGACAGCACTCGCTGCTga
- the LOC18095060 gene encoding anthranilate synthase alpha subunit 2, chloroplastic isoform X2 — translation MGEVSRFTFSLSDKCSLKPVDKTLAVTHRLLPLNLRLPATSPVNLNVRLSISSSSSRGCTLKCSASTPDNQVARFQEASMNGNLIPLYRCIFSDHSTPVLAYRCLVREDDRDAPSFLFESVEPGLDASTICHRSSTKYGNCGQRKHGYNNGPL, via the exons ATGGGCGAAGTCTCTCGGTTTACCTTTTCTCTCTCTGACAAATGCTCTTTGAAGCCCGTGGACAAAACCCTTGCTGTTACTCATCGTCTGCTTCCGCTAAATCTCCGCTTGCCTGCAACTTCCCCCGTTAATCTCAACGTTAGACTCTCAATCTCAAGCTCAAGCTCGCGTGGCTGTACGCTCAAATGCTCAGCTTCAACACCTG ATAACCAGGTAGCAAGATTTCAAGAAGCTTCAATGAATGGGAATTTAATTCCTCTATACCGATGTATATTCTCAGATCACTCAACTCCAGTGCTTGCTTACAGATGTCTGGTTAGGGAAGATGATAGGGATGCTCCAAGCTTTCTGTTTGAATCGGTTGAGCCTGGCTTGGATGCTTCAACAATT TGTCATAGGAGCTCAACCAAGTATGGAAATTGTGGCCAAAGAAAACATGGTTACAATAATGGACCATTATGA